A window of the Synechococcus sp. M16.1 genome harbors these coding sequences:
- the accC gene encoding acetyl-CoA carboxylase biotin carboxylase subunit, translated as MPIGKVLIANRGEIALRIIRSCRELGIATVAVYSSVDKDALHVQLADEAVCVGEALSSKSYLNIPNILAAATSRGADAIHPGYGFLAENDKFAEMCRDHGLTFVGPSPHAIRSMGDKSTAKSTMQSVGVPTVPGSEGLLSSTSQAAALAEEMGYPVMIKATAGGGGRGMRLVPDASQLESLYKAAQGEAEAAFGNPGLYMEKFIDRPRHVEVQVLADRHGNVVHLGERDCSIQRRHQKLLEEAPSPALDPDLRRRMGEAAVAAARSINYEGAGTVEFLLDRSGGFYFMEMNTRIQVEHPVTEMVTGVDLIAEQLRIAGGEAISVRQEDIQLTGHAIECRINAEDARHNFRPAPGRITGWLPPGGPGVRVDSHVYTGYDIPPFYDSLIGKLIVWGKDRDHAMTRMKRALNECAVTGIPTTVEFHLEMLDRPEFINGDVHTKFVEQEMLP; from the coding sequence ATGCCCATCGGCAAAGTGCTGATCGCCAACCGCGGCGAGATTGCCCTCCGGATCATTCGAAGCTGCCGCGAGCTCGGCATCGCCACCGTGGCGGTGTACAGCTCCGTTGATAAGGACGCTCTGCACGTGCAGCTCGCCGATGAAGCGGTCTGCGTGGGCGAAGCCCTGAGCAGCAAGAGCTACCTCAACATTCCCAACATCCTGGCGGCCGCCACCTCCCGCGGTGCTGACGCCATCCATCCCGGTTACGGCTTCCTGGCGGAGAACGACAAGTTCGCCGAGATGTGCCGTGATCACGGCCTCACCTTCGTTGGGCCGTCCCCCCACGCGATTCGCTCGATGGGGGACAAGTCGACCGCCAAATCGACCATGCAATCGGTGGGCGTTCCCACGGTGCCCGGCAGCGAGGGTCTGCTCAGCAGCACCAGCCAGGCGGCCGCCCTGGCCGAGGAGATGGGCTATCCCGTGATGATCAAAGCCACCGCTGGCGGTGGTGGTCGCGGAATGCGCCTCGTACCGGACGCCAGCCAGCTGGAGAGCCTGTACAAAGCGGCCCAGGGGGAGGCGGAAGCCGCCTTCGGCAACCCCGGCCTCTACATGGAGAAATTCATCGATCGGCCCCGCCACGTGGAAGTGCAGGTGCTGGCTGACCGCCACGGCAACGTCGTTCACCTGGGTGAACGGGACTGCTCGATCCAGCGCCGTCACCAGAAACTGCTGGAGGAGGCCCCCAGCCCAGCCCTGGATCCTGACCTGCGCCGCCGCATGGGCGAAGCCGCCGTTGCTGCCGCCCGAAGCATCAATTACGAGGGCGCCGGAACGGTGGAATTCCTGCTTGATCGCAGCGGTGGCTTCTACTTCATGGAGATGAACACCCGGATCCAGGTGGAGCATCCCGTAACTGAGATGGTGACGGGTGTGGATCTGATCGCTGAACAGTTGCGCATCGCAGGAGGCGAAGCCATCAGCGTGCGCCAGGAGGACATCCAGCTCACTGGCCATGCGATCGAATGCCGAATCAACGCTGAGGATGCCCGGCACAACTTCCGTCCCGCCCCCGGACGCATCACGGGATGGCTGCCCCCCGGCGGACCAGGTGTGCGCGTCGACAGCCACGTCTACACGGGCTACGACATCCCGCCCTTCTACGACTCCCTGATCGGCAAGCTGATCGTGTGGGGCAAGGACCGCGACCACGCCATGACCCGGATGAAGCGGGCCCTGAATGAATGTGCCGTCACCGGGATCCCAACAACGGTGGAATTCCATCTGGAGATGCTGGATCGGCCGGAGTTCATCAACGGCGACGTGCACACCAAATTCGTGGAGCAGGAAATGCTGCCCTGA
- a CDS encoding YggT family protein encodes MTPLLLQALPVLHLLLGLLLAAWTLAFLLRIVLTWYPQVDLSNGAWPLVAWPTEPVLSLSRRVIAPIGGVDVTPVIWVGLISLVRELLVGQQGLLSQLLMHAQAVA; translated from the coding sequence GTGACGCCGCTGCTGCTGCAGGCCCTGCCAGTCCTCCATTTGCTTCTGGGCTTGCTGCTAGCGGCCTGGACCCTGGCGTTCCTGCTGCGCATCGTGCTCACCTGGTACCCCCAGGTCGATCTGAGCAACGGCGCCTGGCCCCTGGTGGCATGGCCAACGGAACCTGTGCTCTCGCTTAGCCGCCGCGTGATCGCCCCGATCGGTGGAGTTGACGTCACTCCTGTGATCTGGGTGGGCTTGATCAGCCTCGTGCGTGAGTTGCTGGTTGGTCAGCAGGGTCTGCTTTCTCAACTCCTGATGCACGCCCAGGCAGTGGCCTGA
- the psbX gene encoding photosystem II reaction center X protein, producing MTPSLSNFLSSLLWGGVIVVIPASIALFLLSQTDQVDRKL from the coding sequence ATGACCCCCTCCCTCTCCAACTTCCTGAGCAGCCTCCTTTGGGGAGGTGTGATCGTCGTGATTCCTGCCTCCATCGCCCTGTTCCTGCTGAGCCAGACCGACCAGGTCGACCGCAAGCTCTGA